The Bacillota bacterium genome contains a region encoding:
- a CDS encoding methyl-accepting chemotaxis protein, which translates to MKWFLNLKTAAKLITGFIIVALFIGVVGLIGIRNMQKINESGKAINNDGLVPMEILTTIQKNLLKARSDMLIIAYSGSASDFSQAQADLESITEEDQRLEKEYAGTGLTPEEKQLWSEFEGHISQYRSLREKVIGFARENKREEAILAYKEISGVIDETEGTLDKLINLLKKRAGEINAASEVLYARSVKSMIFLAGLGFLLAIIFGVVISQVITRPLKQGVAFAEAVGAGDLSQKIDLDTKDELGALAQALNNAVQNVRNLIAEVMDNAGSLSASSQQLSATVEEISAQTQNINARAQEIAAGTEETSASTEEMSASGQEIVKAISQLARKAEEGSLTAKEIESRAGEMKKGAEESREIARSLYGEKQASILKAIEEGKVVAEIGKMAGVISEIASQTNLLALNAAIEAARAGEQGRGFAVVAEEVRKLAEQSAATVSSIQTVIRQVQEAFRNLSENAGELLKFIDEKVTSDYEVLVQTGIQYQQDAGLVAGLVSDFAAATQQMMASIEQVNRAIEAVAASAEQAASGSQEISLSVTETAKAIEEVARVAQEQAGLAQRLNAMVQQFRT; encoded by the coding sequence ATGAAATGGTTTTTAAACCTTAAAACCGCGGCAAAATTGATTACAGGGTTTATCATCGTGGCCTTGTTCATAGGTGTTGTGGGTTTGATTGGCATCAGGAACATGCAAAAAATAAATGAAAGCGGGAAGGCTATCAATAATGACGGGTTGGTGCCGATGGAAATTCTCACGACCATTCAGAAAAACCTCTTGAAAGCCCGCTCTGATATGTTGATCATTGCGTATAGTGGCAGTGCATCAGACTTTTCCCAGGCACAGGCGGATCTTGAAAGTATTACCGAAGAAGACCAGAGGCTGGAGAAGGAGTATGCAGGCACCGGGTTGACCCCCGAGGAAAAGCAGCTGTGGAGTGAATTTGAAGGGCACATAAGCCAGTATCGCTCCCTGCGCGAGAAGGTGATCGGGTTCGCCCGGGAAAACAAACGGGAAGAGGCCATTCTTGCATATAAAGAAATTTCTGGAGTCATCGACGAAACCGAGGGAACCCTGGACAAATTAATCAACTTGCTCAAGAAGAGAGCCGGTGAAATTAACGCCGCAAGCGAGGTTTTATACGCACGATCCGTTAAGTCTATGATTTTTCTCGCCGGCCTGGGCTTCTTGCTTGCAATAATCTTTGGGGTTGTGATCAGCCAGGTGATTACCCGCCCCTTGAAGCAGGGAGTCGCCTTTGCCGAGGCCGTGGGCGCCGGAGACCTTTCGCAGAAGATCGACCTTGATACAAAAGACGAGCTGGGAGCCCTCGCCCAGGCCCTGAACAATGCTGTTCAAAACGTGCGGAATCTGATCGCCGAGGTGATGGATAATGCAGGCAGCTTGAGCGCCTCCAGCCAGCAGCTCTCCGCGACGGTGGAGGAGATCTCCGCCCAGACCCAGAACATCAACGCCCGCGCCCAGGAAATTGCAGCAGGGACGGAGGAGACCAGCGCCTCGACCGAGGAGATGAGCGCCTCAGGGCAGGAAATCGTGAAGGCCATCAGCCAGCTCGCCAGGAAAGCCGAGGAAGGAAGTCTTACGGCAAAAGAAATCGAATCACGGGCCGGGGAAATGAAAAAAGGCGCGGAAGAATCCAGAGAGATTGCCAGATCCCTGTATGGTGAAAAACAGGCCTCGATCCTGAAGGCAATCGAAGAAGGAAAAGTGGTTGCGGAAATCGGAAAGATGGCCGGAGTTATTTCGGAAATCGCAAGCCAGACCAACCTCCTGGCCCTCAATGCCGCCATTGAGGCCGCCCGCGCCGGGGAGCAGGGCCGGGGCTTTGCCGTCGTCGCCGAAGAGGTGCGGAAACTGGCCGAGCAGTCGGCGGCAACCGTCTCCAGCATCCAGACGGTGATCAGGCAGGTCCAGGAAGCGTTCAGGAACCTCTCCGAAAATGCCGGGGAGCTCTTGAAATTCATCGACGAGAAGGTCACCTCTGACTACGAAGTCCTGGTCCAGACGGGCATCCAGTACCAGCAGGACGCCGGGCTCGTGGCAGGCCTCGTCTCCGACTTTGCCGCCGCCACCCAGCAGATGATGGCGTCCATTGAACAGGTTAACAGGGCCATTGAGGCCGTGGCCGCCTCCGCAGAGCAGGCCGCCTCCGGCTCGCAGGAAATCTCGCTCAGCGTCACGGAAACGGCAAAAGCAATTGAAGAGGTGGCGAGGGTGGCCCAGGAGCAGGCGGGCCTTGCCCAGCGGTTGAATGCAATGGTGCAGCAGTTCAGAACTTAA
- a CDS encoding recombinase RecJ, which translates to MESKFYRNYKRLFFIGTGALLAFTSLALASYYLMLGIFGFLLTVGAMYGLAYLDKKEDAAREREMREELAHCEEELFAAPPPEAGLALALLQVDDYDEVFQGMIEEQRPLLVAEVDKLLREWARSLKAYLRKDGRDRYLLLLPARELASLEERGFPILDRIREVKAGNTLPVTLSIGAGKGGGGDPGALGQLAQQALDLALARGGDQAVVKDPDHTWFYGGRTEAVGRRSQVRARLAATELDGLFRQCGLVVVMGHACIDFDVLGAALGLAEAAQHYGKEVRVVVDHPGGTIERLLEAVAGKHPGLLGKGKEIGEKVGSHTLLLLVDVHRPEMVAYPPLLSRAGYIGVIDHHRRGAEFLERANFAYLEPGASSASELVGELIRYLPEEVTLSPLTATALLAGLIVDTKQFTFATSARTFQAAALLREAGADPAVIRSLFRSGLPALLYRAQLLENAEILEGRYALAWHEQEFPEAQVAAARAAETLLEVEGVAASFVLYPAPGGTAISARSAGEVNVHRIMEMLGGGGHFTVAGAYLAGSDLRSARTRLVEALRAAGENAGGEAGGEKP; encoded by the coding sequence GTGGAATCGAAGTTCTACCGCAACTATAAACGGCTTTTTTTCATTGGGACGGGAGCCTTGCTCGCCTTTACAAGCCTCGCCCTGGCAAGCTATTATCTGATGCTGGGGATTTTCGGTTTTCTTTTGACCGTTGGCGCGATGTACGGGCTTGCATATTTAGATAAAAAGGAAGACGCCGCCCGGGAAAGGGAAATGAGGGAGGAGCTCGCGCATTGCGAAGAGGAGCTTTTCGCCGCGCCTCCGCCCGAGGCCGGGCTTGCCCTTGCCCTCCTGCAGGTCGACGACTACGACGAGGTTTTTCAGGGGATGATCGAGGAGCAGCGCCCTCTGCTGGTGGCAGAAGTAGACAAACTCCTGCGGGAGTGGGCGCGTTCGCTCAAGGCCTACCTGCGCAAAGACGGGCGCGACCGGTACCTCCTGCTCCTTCCTGCAAGGGAGCTTGCCTCCCTTGAGGAAAGAGGATTTCCCATCCTGGACCGGATCCGGGAAGTAAAAGCGGGGAACACCCTTCCGGTGACCCTGAGCATTGGAGCCGGAAAAGGGGGAGGGGGAGACCCCGGGGCGCTGGGGCAGCTTGCTCAGCAGGCCCTTGACCTCGCCCTGGCGCGGGGAGGGGATCAGGCTGTGGTGAAGGACCCGGACCACACCTGGTTTTACGGGGGGCGGACCGAGGCGGTAGGCAGGAGGAGCCAGGTGCGCGCCCGGCTTGCCGCCACCGAACTGGACGGCCTTTTCCGGCAGTGCGGCCTGGTGGTGGTCATGGGACACGCATGTATTGACTTCGATGTCCTGGGGGCGGCCCTGGGCCTGGCGGAAGCGGCGCAGCATTACGGCAAAGAGGTGCGGGTTGTGGTGGACCACCCCGGCGGGACCATCGAAAGGCTCCTGGAGGCGGTTGCCGGGAAGCACCCGGGGCTGCTGGGGAAGGGGAAGGAAATCGGGGAAAAGGTAGGCTCCCACACCCTCCTCCTGCTGGTAGACGTGCACCGCCCCGAGATGGTGGCCTATCCCCCGCTCCTGAGCCGGGCCGGCTACATCGGCGTGATCGACCACCACCGGCGCGGTGCGGAGTTTCTGGAGCGGGCCAATTTTGCCTATCTGGAACCCGGGGCCTCTTCTGCCTCCGAGCTTGTGGGAGAACTGATCCGCTACCTCCCGGAGGAGGTGACGCTGTCTCCCCTTACGGCAACGGCGCTGCTGGCCGGCCTGATCGTCGACACCAAGCAGTTCACCTTTGCGACCAGCGCCCGCACCTTCCAGGCCGCCGCCCTGCTGCGGGAGGCGGGGGCCGATCCCGCCGTGATCAGGTCTCTCTTCAGGTCAGGTTTGCCGGCGCTCCTCTACCGGGCGCAGCTTCTGGAAAACGCGGAAATTCTCGAGGGGCGGTACGCCCTCGCCTGGCACGAGCAGGAATTCCCCGAGGCCCAGGTGGCGGCGGCGCGCGCCGCCGAGACCCTGCTGGAGGTTGAGGGGGTGGCTGCCTCCTTTGTGCTGTACCCCGCGCCCGGGGGGACCGCGATCAGCGCCCGCTCCGCAGGCGAGGTGAACGTCCACCGGATCATGGAGATGCTTGGGGGAGGGGGGCACTTCACCGTTGCCGGGGCTTACCTTGCGGGGAGCGACCTCAGGTCGGCCCGCACCCGGCTGGTGGAAGCCCTCAGGGCCGCGGGCGAAAATGCGGGAGGAGAAGCGGGGGGAGAAAAGCCGTGA
- a CDS encoding 50S ribosomal protein L9: MKVILREDVKNLGKKGDVIEVAEGYGRNYLIPRGLAVPASEGKLKEAALIQEGRARKEARARQEAEAAAARLKGLTLTIASRAGEGGRLYGAVTSRDVARELEKLLGRAVDRRKIELSEPIKTLGTFPVLLRLHPGVEVEIKVSVVAANP, translated from the coding sequence GTGAAGGTGATTTTAAGGGAAGATGTCAAGAACCTGGGCAAAAAAGGGGATGTCATCGAGGTCGCAGAGGGCTACGGGCGCAACTACCTGATCCCGCGCGGGCTTGCTGTACCGGCTTCGGAGGGAAAGCTGAAAGAGGCGGCTCTGATTCAGGAGGGGCGCGCCAGGAAGGAGGCCCGCGCCCGGCAGGAGGCCGAGGCCGCTGCTGCAAGGCTGAAGGGCCTCACTTTAACCATTGCGAGCCGGGCCGGCGAGGGCGGCAGGCTGTACGGGGCGGTGACGAGCCGCGACGTGGCGCGGGAGCTGGAGAAGCTCCTGGGCCGGGCTGTCGACAGGCGCAAGATCGAGCTTTCCGAGCCGATCAAAACCCTGGGCACGTTCCCCGTGCTGCTCCGCCTCCACCCCGGGGTCGAGGTGGAGATTAAGGTGAGCGTGGTCGCGGCGAACCCTTAA
- the lonC gene encoding ATP-dependent protease, Lon family, producing the protein MARAGKKGLLSWKAPDGSKEGEAKEQELRRQVAALYAILSDLYGPEKLVLRASKLGILEAMRSPRLPRQVLALQKLVMGDPTLERTPLPDEIPGLLKELEEELAQVVARRIVEEDIEKKIAEKIQERHEQYLKDMKVQILKERGGSENAATLKKLAILEKMNQVQLNARVAEVLRPRTPAEIIGQERAVRALIAKLAAPYPQHILLYGPPGVGKTSAARIALEYVKTLGGSPFRPDAPFIEVDGSTLRWDPREVTNPLLGSVHDPIYQGARRDLAESGVPEPKLGLVTDAHGGVLFIDEIGDLDPILQNKLLKVLEDKRVVFESSYYEPNDPHVPQYIKKLFEEGAPADFVLIGATTREPEEINPAFRSRCAEIFFDPLTPEDIRQVVCQAARKLGVLLEPGVAEAICEYTREARKATSILVDSYAMACYRERQEQRRRRRVRIGLEDLQEVLYVSRLTPFVTRRAAPCGEIGKVFGLAVSGYIGTILEIEAVAFPAARERQGSVRFNDAAGVMAKDSVFNALAVFRKVTGKDAADFDLHINIIGGGRVEGPSAGLAVFLALYSAVEGVPLRQDVAVTGELSIQGRVRAVGQVPEKVFGARQAGIEKVIVPRENALNLSRDWGVEVVAVGEVVEALPHVLYTPGEGEDA; encoded by the coding sequence ATGGCGAGGGCAGGCAAGAAGGGGCTGCTTTCCTGGAAGGCTCCGGATGGTTCAAAGGAAGGAGAGGCAAAGGAGCAGGAATTAAGGAGGCAGGTGGCGGCCCTTTACGCAATTCTCAGTGATCTCTACGGGCCCGAAAAGCTGGTTCTCCGGGCGAGCAAGCTGGGGATTCTCGAAGCGATGCGCTCTCCCCGGCTGCCCCGGCAGGTGCTCGCCCTCCAGAAGCTCGTCATGGGGGACCCGACCCTTGAAAGGACCCCGCTGCCTGACGAGATTCCCGGCCTGTTGAAGGAGCTGGAGGAGGAGCTCGCCCAGGTCGTGGCGCGGCGGATCGTGGAGGAGGATATCGAGAAAAAGATCGCGGAGAAGATCCAGGAGCGCCACGAGCAGTATTTGAAGGACATGAAGGTTCAGATCCTCAAGGAAAGGGGAGGGTCTGAGAACGCGGCAACCCTGAAAAAGCTGGCGATTTTAGAAAAAATGAACCAGGTCCAGCTCAACGCCCGTGTGGCGGAGGTGCTCCGCCCCCGCACGCCTGCCGAGATCATCGGGCAGGAGCGGGCCGTAAGGGCCCTGATCGCGAAGCTGGCGGCGCCTTACCCCCAGCACATCCTCCTGTACGGCCCGCCCGGCGTCGGGAAGACTTCGGCGGCCAGAATCGCCCTTGAATATGTGAAAACGCTGGGCGGGAGCCCCTTTCGCCCCGACGCCCCTTTCATCGAGGTGGATGGGTCGACCCTGAGGTGGGACCCCCGGGAGGTGACCAACCCCCTGCTGGGTTCGGTGCACGACCCCATCTACCAGGGGGCGCGGCGGGATCTGGCGGAAAGCGGAGTTCCCGAGCCCAAGCTGGGGCTGGTTACGGACGCCCACGGCGGGGTGCTGTTCATCGATGAAATCGGGGACCTCGACCCCATTTTGCAGAACAAGCTCCTGAAGGTGCTGGAGGACAAGCGGGTCGTCTTTGAGTCTTCTTATTACGAGCCGAACGACCCCCACGTCCCTCAGTACATCAAAAAGCTCTTCGAGGAGGGGGCGCCGGCCGACTTCGTGCTGATCGGGGCGACCACCCGCGAGCCGGAGGAGATCAACCCTGCCTTTCGCTCCCGGTGCGCCGAAATCTTTTTTGACCCCCTGACCCCCGAGGACATCCGGCAGGTGGTCTGCCAGGCCGCCCGGAAGCTGGGCGTGCTGCTGGAGCCCGGGGTTGCGGAGGCGATCTGCGAGTACACCCGCGAGGCGCGGAAGGCCACCAGCATTCTGGTGGATTCATATGCGATGGCCTGCTACCGGGAGAGGCAGGAGCAGCGCCGGAGGAGGCGGGTCCGGATCGGGCTTGAGGACCTGCAGGAGGTCCTCTACGTGAGCAGGCTGACCCCCTTTGTGACCCGGCGCGCCGCGCCGTGCGGGGAGATCGGAAAGGTCTTCGGCCTGGCCGTTTCCGGCTACATCGGAACGATCCTGGAGATCGAGGCAGTTGCCTTTCCGGCGGCGCGGGAGCGCCAGGGAAGCGTCCGGTTCAACGACGCCGCAGGAGTTATGGCGAAGGATTCGGTTTTCAACGCCCTTGCCGTTTTCAGGAAGGTTACGGGAAAGGATGCCGCCGATTTCGACCTCCACATCAATATCATCGGCGGGGGAAGGGTGGAGGGGCCCTCCGCCGGCCTGGCGGTTTTTCTCGCCCTCTACAGCGCGGTGGAGGGGGTTCCCCTGCGCCAGGATGTGGCGGTGACCGGGGAGCTCTCAATCCAGGGCCGCGTCCGGGCGGTCGGGCAGGTTCCCGAAAAGGTCTTCGGAGCGCGTCAGGCCGGGATCGAGAAGGTGATCGTGCCCCGCGAAAACGCCCTGAATCTCTCCCGGGACTGGGGGGTGGAAGTAGTTGCCGTTGGCGAGGTCGTTGAGGCCCTTCCCCATGTCTTGTACACGCCGGGCGAGGGAGAGGATGCTTGA
- the dnaB gene encoding replicative DNA helicase has translation MELLDRLPPYNLEAEQAVLGALLLAPDSFLSIAEILKPEDFYGEGHRDLFRVLRDLAEAGRPVDLVTVAEELTKRGLLEKIGGASYLASLAGSVPTAANIRYYAQIVAEKGLLRSLISGCTQLAARGYEEGVESERLLDEAERMILDLSMRRQTRSYRPVKDLLLEALEKIEHLYQRKGEVTGLPTGFTELDRLTSGLQPSDLILLAARPSMGKTSLGLNIAQNVALKAGVPVGIFSLEMAGEQVVQRLLCAEALVDQQRLRTGFLTEEDWPRLVRAASRLAEAPIFIDDTPAISLLELRSKARRLKIEHQVGFLVIDYLQLMQTGRRMENRVQEISEISRFLKSLARELDIPVLALSQLSRAVEQRGERIPMLSDLRESGSLEQDSDVVMFIYRDDYYNPHSEKKGIAEIIVAKQRNGPVGTVELAFLKEFTKFVNLEKTPLPPPGGEEEEDEREAPPAPPPQKPGRRRA, from the coding sequence ATGGAGCTCCTTGACCGCCTCCCTCCCTACAACCTGGAAGCGGAGCAGGCCGTGCTGGGCGCGCTGCTTCTCGCCCCGGACAGCTTTCTCTCCATCGCGGAGATTTTAAAGCCCGAGGACTTCTATGGAGAAGGGCACCGCGACCTCTTCCGGGTCCTCCGGGACCTGGCGGAGGCCGGCCGCCCGGTGGATCTGGTGACGGTCGCCGAGGAGCTCACGAAGCGGGGGCTCCTGGAAAAAATAGGAGGAGCAAGCTACCTTGCCTCCCTTGCCGGCTCCGTTCCCACCGCAGCCAATATCAGGTACTATGCCCAGATTGTGGCGGAAAAGGGGCTGTTGCGCTCCCTGATTTCCGGCTGCACCCAGCTGGCGGCGCGGGGCTACGAAGAGGGTGTGGAAAGCGAGCGCCTCCTCGACGAGGCGGAGCGGATGATTCTGGATTTAAGCATGCGCCGCCAGACCCGGAGCTACCGCCCCGTGAAGGACCTGCTCCTGGAGGCCCTCGAAAAGATCGAACACCTCTACCAGCGCAAGGGGGAGGTCACCGGCCTCCCGACGGGTTTTACCGAACTGGACCGCCTCACCTCCGGCCTTCAGCCCAGCGACCTGATCTTGCTGGCAGCGCGCCCCTCGATGGGAAAGACCTCTCTGGGCCTGAACATTGCTCAGAACGTGGCCTTAAAGGCGGGGGTACCGGTCGGGATCTTCAGCCTGGAAATGGCGGGGGAGCAGGTGGTGCAGCGCCTTTTGTGCGCGGAGGCGCTGGTGGACCAGCAGCGCCTGCGCACCGGCTTCCTCACCGAGGAGGACTGGCCGCGCCTCGTCCGTGCCGCCAGCCGGCTGGCTGAAGCGCCCATCTTTATCGACGACACCCCGGCGATTTCCCTGCTGGAGCTGCGGAGCAAGGCGAGGCGCCTCAAGATCGAGCACCAGGTCGGCTTTCTGGTGATCGACTACCTGCAGCTGATGCAGACCGGGAGGCGGATGGAAAACCGGGTGCAGGAGATCTCGGAGATCTCGCGCTTCCTGAAATCCCTCGCCCGGGAGCTGGACATCCCGGTGCTCGCCCTCTCCCAGCTGAGCCGCGCCGTGGAGCAGCGGGGGGAGCGGATCCCGATGCTCTCCGATCTCCGGGAGAGCGGGAGCCTGGAGCAGGACTCCGACGTGGTGATGTTCATTTACCGGGATGATTACTACAATCCTCATTCCGAAAAAAAGGGGATTGCGGAGATCATCGTTGCCAAGCAGCGCAACGGGCCGGTGGGAACTGTGGAGCTCGCCTTTTTGAAGGAGTTTACGAAGTTTGTCAACCTCGAGAAGACGCCGCTGCCTCCCCCGGGTGGGGAGGAAGAGGAGGACGAGCGGGAGGCTCCTCCGGCCCCCCCGCCCCAGAAGCCCGGCAGGAGGCGCGCCTGA
- a CDS encoding NAD(P)/FAD-dependent oxidoreductase, translated as MAETGAKYDVVIVGAGPAGIFCALELVRRGAGLKILMLEKGEDLQKRTCPARTEKSPCFGCPACSIVSGWGGAGAFSDGKLALSTEVGGALDRYLDREELEEGIRYIHEVYLEFGAPREVHGLENQEEIAALQRRAALAGLRLIPAPVRHLGTGRTQAILQGMQDYLLERGVAIQTRRPVASLLVRDGAARGVVTEDGEEIAARYVVCAPGRRGAEWMAGEAARLGLKTAINPVDIGLRVELPAVVMEPLTRLTYEAKFVYSSPTFEDQVRTFCMNPYGEVVMENTDGILTVNGHSHAEKKTEYTNFALLVSKSFTDPFKEPIAYGKYIARLANLLGGGVIVQRLGDLMAGRRSTPERIARGLVEPTLKEATPGDLSLVLPYRHFLAILEMLKAMDQVAPGIYSRHTLLYGVEVKFYSSRLEVNRNLETGVCNLFVAGDGAGITRGLAQASLSGVVVAREIARRACAGV; from the coding sequence ATGGCAGAAACCGGGGCAAAATACGATGTGGTAATCGTCGGTGCGGGTCCGGCAGGGATTTTCTGCGCCCTGGAGCTGGTCAGGCGGGGTGCGGGCCTCAAGATTTTGATGCTGGAAAAGGGGGAGGACCTCCAGAAGCGAACGTGTCCGGCGCGCACGGAAAAATCCCCCTGTTTCGGCTGCCCCGCCTGCTCCATTGTTTCGGGATGGGGCGGGGCGGGGGCTTTCAGCGACGGGAAGCTCGCGCTTTCCACCGAGGTCGGCGGGGCGCTCGACCGGTACCTGGACCGGGAGGAGCTTGAGGAGGGAATCAGGTACATCCACGAGGTTTATCTTGAGTTCGGGGCGCCCCGGGAGGTCCACGGGCTCGAAAATCAGGAGGAGATTGCGGCCCTCCAGCGGCGCGCCGCCCTTGCCGGCCTGCGCCTGATCCCGGCCCCGGTGCGCCACCTGGGAACGGGGCGCACCCAGGCGATCTTGCAGGGCATGCAGGACTACCTCCTGGAGCGGGGTGTGGCGATCCAGACCAGGCGCCCGGTTGCCTCTCTGCTTGTCCGGGACGGGGCGGCGAGGGGGGTCGTGACCGAAGACGGGGAAGAGATCGCGGCCCGCTACGTCGTCTGCGCTCCGGGCCGGCGCGGTGCGGAGTGGATGGCCGGCGAGGCTGCCCGCCTCGGGCTGAAAACCGCAATCAACCCCGTTGACATCGGGCTCCGGGTGGAGCTGCCCGCCGTTGTGATGGAGCCCCTCACCAGGCTGACCTATGAGGCCAAGTTTGTCTACTCCTCCCCGACCTTTGAGGACCAGGTTCGCACCTTCTGCATGAACCCCTACGGGGAAGTGGTGATGGAAAACACCGACGGGATCCTCACCGTAAACGGCCACAGCCACGCCGAAAAGAAAACCGAGTACACGAACTTTGCCCTCCTCGTGAGCAAGAGCTTCACGGATCCCTTTAAAGAGCCGATCGCCTACGGCAAGTACATCGCCCGCCTCGCGAATCTGCTGGGGGGCGGCGTGATTGTGCAGCGGCTGGGCGACCTGATGGCAGGCCGGCGCTCCACGCCGGAGCGGATCGCCAGGGGGCTTGTGGAGCCCACGCTGAAAGAAGCCACACCCGGCGACCTCTCCCTGGTGCTTCCCTACCGCCACTTTCTGGCGATTCTTGAGATGCTCAAGGCGATGGACCAGGTTGCACCCGGGATTTACTCCCGGCACACCCTCCTGTACGGCGTGGAGGTGAAGTTCTACTCCTCCCGCCTTGAGGTGAACAGGAACCTGGAGACCGGGGTCTGCAACCTCTTCGTTGCGGGGGACGGGGCGGGGATCACCCGCGGACTCGCCCAGGCCTCCCTGAGCGGGGTGGTGGTGGCGCGGGAAATCGCCCGGCGCGCCTGTGCCGGGGTTTAA
- a CDS encoding adenylosuccinate synthase, protein MPGIVIVGAQWGDEGKGKVTDYLARRADLVVRYQGGNNAGHTVVVGSREFRLHLIPSGILYPDKICVIGNGMVIDPEVLFQELDAFRAQGLETARLYISDRAHLLLPYHLRLDELEEESRGKERIGTTRRGIGPAYVDKVARSGLRVGELLEPDWEARLSQMVREKNRIFERLYGVPGFKPEQIVAWLEPYVERLRPYLVDTSLVLAEALAEGRNILFEGAQGTMLDVDHGTYPYVTSSSPTAGGVCTGAGVGPTAVSLVLGVCKAYLTRVGEGPFPTELKGAQCDEIRERGREFGTTTGRPRRCGWLDLVMVRYAARVNGLGGLIITKLDVLDSLPEIRLCTAYRAGGKVITEFPASLRVLQECEPVYEVFEGWQQDTSRARREEELPPAARRFLDRIAVLTGIPVVMVSVGPDREQTVVLRDVFFSRRETVSQSL, encoded by the coding sequence ATGCCAGGTATCGTGATTGTGGGGGCGCAGTGGGGCGACGAAGGAAAGGGAAAGGTCACCGATTATCTTGCCCGCCGGGCCGATCTTGTTGTGCGGTATCAAGGGGGGAACAACGCAGGCCACACCGTTGTCGTCGGCTCCCGGGAGTTTCGCCTCCACCTGATTCCCTCGGGGATCCTTTACCCCGATAAAATTTGCGTGATCGGAAACGGGATGGTGATCGATCCGGAGGTTTTATTCCAGGAGCTGGACGCTTTTCGCGCCCAGGGCCTGGAAACCGCCCGCCTTTACATCAGCGACCGGGCGCATCTTTTGCTGCCGTACCACCTGCGGCTGGACGAGCTGGAGGAAGAGAGCCGGGGAAAGGAGCGCATCGGGACCACGAGGCGCGGCATCGGCCCCGCCTACGTGGACAAGGTGGCGCGGAGCGGGCTCCGGGTGGGGGAGCTGCTGGAGCCGGACTGGGAGGCGCGCCTTTCCCAGATGGTCCGCGAAAAGAACCGGATTTTCGAGCGGCTCTACGGGGTGCCGGGGTTTAAGCCGGAGCAGATCGTTGCCTGGCTGGAGCCTTACGTGGAGCGGCTGCGCCCCTATCTTGTTGACACCTCCCTGGTCCTCGCCGAAGCCCTGGCGGAGGGGAGGAACATCCTCTTCGAGGGCGCCCAGGGAACCATGCTCGACGTCGACCACGGCACTTATCCCTACGTGACCTCTTCCAGCCCCACCGCCGGGGGGGTATGCACCGGGGCGGGTGTCGGGCCCACCGCAGTCAGCCTCGTGCTCGGGGTCTGCAAGGCCTACCTGACCCGGGTCGGGGAGGGGCCCTTCCCGACGGAATTGAAGGGGGCGCAGTGCGACGAAATCCGGGAGCGGGGGAGAGAGTTCGGAACCACCACGGGCCGCCCTCGCCGCTGCGGGTGGCTCGACCTGGTGATGGTCCGCTACGCGGCGCGGGTCAACGGCCTGGGAGGCCTCATCATCACCAAGCTGGATGTTCTCGACTCCCTGCCCGAGATCAGGTTGTGCACCGCCTACCGCGCCGGGGGAAAGGTGATTACGGAGTTCCCTGCCAGCTTGCGGGTGCTCCAGGAGTGCGAGCCGGTTTACGAAGTCTTCGAGGGCTGGCAGCAGGATACCTCGCGGGCGCGGCGGGAGGAGGAGCTGCCCCCGGCGGCGCGCCGCTTCCTGGATCGGATTGCCGTGCTCACGGGGATTCCCGTTGTGATGGTTTCTGTGGGGCCGGACCGGGAGCAGACCGTCGTCCTCCGGGACGTCTTCTTCTCCCGACGCGAAACGGTCTCGCAATCGTTGTAG
- a CDS encoding site-specific integrase has translation MKEGRKAQYKKETQQTSLSRRTVELTRTIIKAALTQAVKEQLIARNPADATELPPADEEKEVIPFTQEEALKFLNSIKGKRLFAAYYLCLATGLRRGELLGLKWEDIDFRSGNFEIKRNLVEVKNETGKYVLEFQKPKTRKSQRTIPMTEDIIKVLKAHKVKQNEEKLFFGKGYQDNGLVFCSEDGRPLWPRNFHRQYSNLLKAAGIPHKKPHAMRHTFVSLLLEQGEDLKNIQELVGHASIVVTANVYGKIAEKTKKKAVEKMSQILKIEAVNR, from the coding sequence TTGAAAGAAGGAAGAAAGGCGCAGTATAAAAAAGAGACCCAACAAACTTCCCTTTCACGGCGTACAGTAGAATTAACCAGAACTATCATAAAGGCTGCATTAACACAAGCCGTCAAGGAACAGTTAATAGCTCGAAATCCGGCGGATGCAACAGAACTGCCACCGGCGGATGAAGAGAAAGAGGTTATCCCCTTCACCCAGGAAGAAGCACTTAAATTTCTGAACAGCATAAAAGGGAAACGTTTGTTTGCGGCATACTACCTGTGTTTGGCAACTGGCCTGCGGCGGGGGGAACTGTTGGGGCTGAAGTGGGAAGATATAGACTTCAGGAGTGGTAATTTTGAGATAAAGCGCAACCTTGTTGAAGTCAAAAACGAAACAGGCAAATATGTTTTAGAATTTCAGAAACCAAAAACGAGAAAATCGCAGAGGACGATCCCCATGACGGAAGATATAATTAAAGTCCTGAAAGCGCATAAGGTTAAGCAAAACGAAGAAAAACTGTTTTTCGGCAAGGGATACCAGGATAACGGCCTGGTTTTTTGTAGTGAGGATGGTAGACCGCTCTGGCCAAGGAACTTCCACCGGCAGTACAGCAATCTTCTTAAAGCTGCCGGTATTCCCCACAAGAAACCCCACGCTATGAGGCATACATTCGTAAGCCTGCTGCTAGAACAGGGCGAAGATTTAAAGAATATCCAGGAGTTAGTAGGACATGCCAGTATTGTGGTTACAGCGAATGTTTACGGGAAGATAGCGGAAAAGACCAAGAAAAAGGCCGTGGAAAAGATGAGTCAGATTTTAAAAATTGAAGCTGTCAACCGGTAA